The following are encoded in a window of Rissa tridactyla isolate bRisTri1 chromosome 15, bRisTri1.patW.cur.20221130, whole genome shotgun sequence genomic DNA:
- the LOC128918022 gene encoding urotensin-2 receptor-like, which translates to MSLTDELESHFSATPYMVTDTSEGSLFRIRPNASINATGDGMPASSSMEDMIAICTIGTILSLMCVIGVTGNVYTLLVMCHYLRSSASMYIYIINLALADLLYLLTIPFIVGTYFIQKWYFGDIGCRILFSLDFLTMHASIFTLTVMSTERYFAVLKPLDTVKRSKSYRKAIAVVIWLVSLLLTLPMLIMIQLVQRDNKSICLPTWSKLSYKVYLTILFGTSIVGPGVIIGYLYIRLAKIYWVSQTASFKQTKRLPNQKVLYLIFTIVLVFWACFLPFWIWQLLFQYYESFPLSPKVMKNINYLTTCLTYSNSCINPFLYTLLTKNYREYLKNRQRSLSSSSGYFQRRNRFQRISGRSLSTSSQHCTETYVLAHAPLGNSSA; encoded by the coding sequence ATGTCCCTAACCGACGAACTGGAGAGCCATTTTTCTGCAACCCCCTACATGGTGACAGACACAAGTGAGGGCAGCCTGTTCAGAATCAGACCCAACGCCTCCATCAATGCCACCGGAGACGGCATGCCAGCCTCCAGTTCCATGGAGGACATGATCGCCATCTGCACCATCGGGACGATCCTCTCCCTCATGTGCGTGATCGGGGTGACAGGCAACGTCTACACCTTGCTGGTGATGTGCCATTATTTGCGGTCATCTGCCTCCATGTATATTTACATCATCAACCTTGCCCTGGCAGACCTGCTCTACCTTCTAACCATCCCCTTCATTGTTGGGACCTACTTCATTCAGAAATGGTACTTTGGGGACATTGGCTGCCGCATCCTGTTCAGTCTGGACTTCCTCACCATGCACGCCAGCATCTTCACCCTCACAGTCATGAGCACGGAGCGCTACTTTGCTGTGCTGAAGCCCCTGGACACAGTGAAGAGGTCCAAGAGTTACCGAAAGGCCATTGCTGTTGTCATCTGGCTGGTATCGCTGCTGCTCACTCTCCCCATGCTCATCATGATCCAGCTGGTGCAAAGGGACAACAAAAGCATCTGCCTGCCCACTTGGAGCAAGCTGTCCTACAAAGTCTATCTCACCATCCTCTTCGGTACCAGCATTGTGGGCCCGGGGGTAATCATTGGCTACCTTTACATCCGATTAGCTAAGATTTACTGGGTGTCGCAAACAGCATCCTTCAAGCAGACCAAGCGGCTGCCGAATCAAAAGGTGCTCTATTTAATCTTCACAATAGTGCTGGTGTTCTGGGCTTGCTTCTTGCCTTTCTGGATATGGCAGCTCCTCTTCCAGTATTATGAATCCTTCCCTTTATCTCCCAAGGTGATGAAGAACATTAATTATCTGACAACCTGTCTGACCTATAGCAACAGCTGTATCAACCCTTTCCTCTACACCCTGCTCACCAAAAACTACCGGGAGTACCTGAAGAACAGACAGCGGTCCCTTAGCAGCAGCAGTGGGTACTTCCAAAGGAGGAATCGGTTTCAGAGGATTTCAGGGCGATCCCTGTCCACGAGCAGTCAGCACTGCACAGAGACATACGTTCTTGCTCACGCTCCTTTGGGAAACAGCAGTGCCTGA